From the genome of Streptomyces sp. V2I9:
CGCTATTAATATCGGAAAGCAACTTCTGCACATCTGCCCTGTCATCCCCCACGACAGCCTGAAACTGACTGATCGGACTGACGAGGTCCGTGGTTCTCATGCCAATAAGGAAAGGGACAACAAATCCGTTATCGACCTGCTTGGCAAGCGCCCCGGCCTCAAAATGTATCCAGTTCGATGATTGATTCTCAGGCGTTGCACAGATGATCCCAAAATTCGCTTCGGCCAGCTCGTCAGTAATCTCCCGAACACCTCTCCTACCTGCGGAGATATCCAGGCTAGAAAGCCACGGACTGACGTACTGAAGCACATCCGGCAACCACGTCCACAGGGCTTCAGCCGTCTTCTTCGAACGCTCTCCGGACCAGCTCAGGAAAACTTTCACAGCACCCTCCACCCATTTCCGGTGCCAGTCGATCGAACGACCCTGACTTGCCGGATCACGATCATCAGGAACTCCTACCGTGCCGCCCTTAGCAGGTCCGCCTGTTCCGCCTTGAGCGATCCGTAAGACTCACGAACATAGGACAAGAACCTGCTACCTGGATGGCGAATCAGCGTAGATTTCCTAGGCCCAGCCACATCCCAGTTCGCCAATAGAGCATCATAGGTCGCAGCATGAGAGCAGAACTCCAGGACCACGGGTGGCATCTCTCCTCCAATGATCAGATCGCCCCGCGCGGTAATGACCTCTCGCATCTTCTGGGCAGTCGGAGCGAAAACTGACTCCACCCACATACGCCACTGCGCTTCCGCTAGATCCGTGAGAGGCACACCGACCAACCCAACATCGGCAGGCATGTAGCAACTTCGGTATTCAATCCACGCTTTCTCATTCGTTTCAGTAAGAACTAGAAGCGGACCGTAGAGGTCTTTGAGTTGGCTGCTCACCCGATTGAATCGCGCTTCCCTCAAAGATCTACGCGTCTCTCCTCGATGATTGAGCCAGTAGGCCATGACAGCAATCAACATGCTGGCACAGGCCGTTACCATTGCCGCGACCATCAAAATCTCCAGGTGCCACTTCGTATGGCATTGAAGCATGACATAGAAGAGTTCCTCTAGCCCCTGAGGGCGCCACTCTCCCAAGACTCGAACAAAATAACCGACAGCATATAACATGATGAGCCTTTTGTGTAATTGCAGAGGCTGGCCCACCCCTGGGGCTGTGTCCAATGTGGGGCTGACTCGTCAGGCTCGGCATTGGGCAAGGTATGCGGATTTGGATTGTTCCGGATGAATGTGGGAGATCGCGGAGCGGCTGTCTCGCCGTCGAAGGTGTGGCCGCAGGACGGTGAGACGCAGAGCATGTCTGATGAGACGCTGCCAGCCGCAATCGTTTACGTCCTGGTCAGTGGATGTGCCTGGCGGGCGCTGCCACCGTGCTTCGGGGTATCGAAGTCGACGGCCCCCGTAGGTTTCTGATCTGGTCGAAAGCCCGTGTCCGGGGCCGCTCGACCCCTACTGCACGGTGCTCGACTCTGCGCATCTGCGGCCTAAAAAGAGGGCGCGAACTCACAGGTCCGATCCCTGTGGACCGATGCAAGCCGGGTTCCAGGATGCACGTCCTGTCGGACGCGGACGGGCTGCCCCTCCTGGTCGGCCTCTCTGCGGTGAACACCCACGACAGCCTCGCGCATTTATAGCGGCTAACACAATGAGCTGATCTGTCGGTGGGTGATGCAGCAGCAGGCGAGCTTGAGGAAGGCCTCGTGTATGTCTGCTCGTCGTTCCCAGCGGATGCGGAGGCGTTTGAAGCCGTGGAGCCAGGCGAAACTGCGCTCGACTACCCAGCGGTAGCTTCCCAGCCCGGTGCCGTGGAGGGTGCCGCGGCGGGCGATGGCCGGCACGATGCGGCGTTGTCGGACCTGGTCGCGGTAGATGTCGTGGTCGTATCCGCGGTCGGCGAAGAGTGAGTCCGGCTTGCGTCGCGGGTGTCCGATCCTGCCTCTGATGGGTGGGATGGCGTCGATGAGGGGCATGAGCTGGGTGACGTCGTTGCGGTTGCCGCCCGTGAGGATTACGGCGAGCGGTGTGCCGTGTCCGTCGGTGATCAGGTGGTGTTTCGATCCGGTTCGGCCACGATCGACCGGACTCGGTCCCGTCTGGCTCCCCCTTTTATGGCGCGCACGTGGCTGGAGTCGACCACTGCACGCGACCAGTCGAGGCGGGCCGCCGCGTTGAGCTCGGCCAGCAGCACTTCGTGCAGCTGCTGCCAGACGCCGACCTCGTTCCAGTCCCGTAGTCGCCGCCAGCAGGTCATGCCCGAGCCGAAGCCCAACTCCTGCGGCAGGAACTCCCATTGGATGCCGGTGTGCAGCACGAAGAGGATGCCGCACAACACCTGCCGATCCGGCAGCGGCCTCCGTCCCGGGTGCCGAAACCGGCGTTCCTTGCGCGGCAGCAGCGGCTCTATCCGCTCCCACAGGTCATCCGACACGATCCACGGCGAAGTCCCCATGCCCGAACAACGCCCAACTCCTGACGCGGACACGGCCACCACGGCCTATGCACCTCATTGTGTTAGCCGTTGTTAAAGCACGCATCTACTCGCCCTCACTGAGCTTCTTCAGCGTTGCTGCTCCAGTGTGAGGATGGCCTTGGCGATTGACGTCATGCGGTTGGGGCTGCATCGGGACCTGCGGAAGATCCGCCAGGACTTCAACCTCGCGACGCCGCGTTCGACGGGCGCTCGTGCTGCGGCCAGTGCTTGATTGAGGGTCTTTTCGGTGGGGGTGAGTTCCTGCAGGGGCCGGCGTTTGATGCCGGTGGTCAGCCACGGGCCGGCGCCCTGGTAGGCGAGATCGGCCAGGATGGGAACGCCCTGGCGCTCGCAGATCCGGATGATCCGGTGGGTGCGGGCCGCGGTCAGGTCATGGGCGCGGTCCGGCAGGGCGGGCGAGAGCCACAGCAGCCGGCCGCCGGGGTCGGTGACGACCTGCACGTTCACACCATGGCCACACCATGGCGCCGGTGTTTGTGGGAGTGGTCGGCCCGGCCGTCGCCGACCCGGTCGCACTCGGCGAGGGTACCGTCGAGCAGGACGAAGTCGGGTTCGTGCTCGCGCAGCGTCTTCAGCAGGCCCGGTGCACGGGCGGCGAGCAGGTCGACGACCGCGCTGGTGTATGCGTGGGCGGTGGACTCGCTGATCCCGAACCCGGCGGCGATCTTCGCGAGAGTGGTGTGTTCGCGCAGGTACACCAGTGCCACCATCGCGCGCTGGGACGGACGGAGCTTGCAGCGCCGGTCGCCCTCACGGGTGACGATCAGCATGGTGACCCACTCCACGAGTGCATGCGGCAGGTCAAGTGCGGCAGGATGGACGACCAACGAGGCCCCCGAGCAACGTGATGGAGACGTCAGACATCTCGATCAACAGCCCGGGGGCCTCGCTCGTTGCACTTCACGTCCCATCACCCGATCGGGGACCAACTCGAAGAGGCTCACTGACACGGCTGCCCGATTATGGTCTCCTCCTCACCGCAGCGAAGGCCGCGCCCGTCCCGCCCAGTACTCGTCCGCCGTGATGCCCAGCAGCACCACGTCGTGGTACGTGCCCGCGAAGTACTCGTGCTGGCGCAGGCGACCCTCCTCGACGAAGCCGAGCTTGCGGTAGAGGGCCAGGGAGGCGTCGTTGAAGGCGTAGACCTCCACCTCGCATTTGTGGCTGCGCTGTTCGGCGAACATATAGGTGAGGACCAGTTCCGTGGCCTCCGCCGCGTAGCCCTGGCGACGGTGTTCGCGGGTGACCTCGACACCTGTGCGGGAGCGGCCGGCGCGGGCGTCCGTCTCGCCCACCGACACCGCGCCGACGAAGGCGTGCTCGAAGCGGGTCTCGATGACCAGTTGGTACGCGGACGGGTCCGGGGTGCGGCCCGCGCGTTCGGCGGCCCGGGCGCGGAAGCTCTCGTCCGAGCGCGGGGGGTCGACCACGGCGGCGTTCCGGGCGTCCACGGTGTGCAGGGCCAGGGCTCGGAAGCCCTCCCAGTCCTGGGGCTCGATGCCTCGCAGGCGTACCCGCTCGCCGGTCCACAGATCGGTCATCTCGCTCCAGCCGGGTCAGCAGGGGCAGGCCGGTGGGTCAGGTCACGCGGGCCGCGATCGTCCTCGCGCAGGCCAGGGACTCCGTGTGCGTGGTGTCCACCTCCAGGTCGTACACCACGCCCCGGTGGACCGTCTCCGCCTGTGCGGCGGCCATGCCTCTCGGGCGGTCGCCGCGAGCGATCCCGCGCGCCTCGGCCACCTCGCTCTCGCAGCGGACGCCCACCCACAGCACGTCCAGGCCCGCGAGCGCCTGCCGCCACGGTTCCTGGGAGGACGGGCCGCCGAGGAACACGTCGTCGACGATCACCCTGGCGCCCGCCCGGACCATCGCGGCGACGCCCTCGCGCCAGGCCGCCTCCAGCCTCCGGAACTCCTCGCCGATGGTCACGCCACCGTCCTCAGCGAACGCGATGCCCTCGCCTGTCGTGCGCAGCGACGCGGGCAGCGCGTCGACGAAGGCGTCGATCGCGGCGGCGAGCCACGGGTCCGGCAGCTCCGCCTGGAGGCAGCGGACGATGCCGGACTTGCCGGAGCTGGAGCCGCCGTTCACTACGATCACCTGGGTCGTCACCCGGTCACAGTAGAGGCAACCCGTGCGGTGTTCGAGGCGTTTTCGGACCGGCGCGCGCCGCGTCCGGCCAGCCGGCAGCCCACGCAGCCCGGATGCCCCTGCCGGGCCGCGCCGTCCCGTACCCGCCAGGGCCACTCGCTCTCGGGACGGGGGCCGCCCGGTTTGCCCCAGCCGGCGAGGTGGAGGAGCCAGGTCAGGACCGCCGCGCCGAGCGTGACGCCGGCGCCCGTGAGCGCCAGAGGTACGGAGACCGCGACCACGGCGACGCCGGTGAGCGTCAGGCCGGCGATCGCCACCCCCGTACCCGCCCAGCCGGCGACGGTGTGGCCCAGGTCGACGTGGCCGTGTGCACTCATGACTCTCCCCCGGAAGCGGACAGTAGGCTGAACGAGAGACCGCTTATCTCACGAACTAAGTTACTTAGATGCTAAGGGAATTTCTGCGTGGACGGCAAGTCGCGGCAGAACGCCGCCCGGGAACGGCCGCGCGCCACCCCGGAGCAGGCGCACGCCCGGATGGACCGGCTGATGGCGTTGGGGATCGTCGCCCAGCACGACATCGCGAGCCGCCTCGGGCTCAACATCACCGATCTGACCTGCCTGGGATTCGTCCTGGAGGCCGAGGGCACGGGGACGGCCGCGACCGCCGGTGAGCTGGCGCGGCGCGCCCACCTCACCACCGGCGCCATCACCGGTGTCATCACCCGGCTGGAACGCGCCGGGTACGTGCGCCGGCAGAGCGACCCGGCCGACCGCAGACGCGTCAGGGTGGTCGCCGAACCGACTTCCACCGCGCGGATCTTCGAGGTGTACGGCCCCAACTACCAGCGGTTCGCCGCCCTGTTCGCGGAGTACGGGCCCGACGAGATCGCCGTGCTCGCCGACTGGTTGGAGCGGGCCACCGAGATCATCACCACCTCGGCGGACGAGATGCGCGGCGGTACCGGGCCCGGCTAGGCGGGTCCGATCGTGGCGAGTTGGGCGAGCAGCAGGATCAGACGGTACGCCGTCCCGTAGTCGGGGGCGGTGAAGGCGACCGTGCGGGCGCCCCCGGCGCGCGAGACACCGGGGACGAGGGTCGCCAGATCGACGGTGTGCGGTCCTGCCAGGTCGACCTCCACGTCCAGGGGGCCGGTGAGGGTCAGGGGCGGGATCTCCGCGCGGCGGGCCACCGCGTCCGCCGCCGCCCGGCGCAGCCGGTCCCGCGCCTCCTCCGGGTGCAGCGTCACGGCGGCCGCCATGCCGAGGGCTTCCTTGACCGGGACGGTGACCGTGCCGGGGAGGAGGGCGGCCGCCTCGGCGCAGGCAGCGTCGTCGCCGCTGAGGAGGACGACCGGTACGCCGAGGTGGCCGGCCATGGCCGCGTTGAGCCCGATCTCTCCCAGGGAGCGGCCCGCCGCCCGCCCGTTCCGGTCCTGGGCGCGGCCGGTCGCCCGGACGTCCTCGCCCGAGCGGCCGGTCACCCGTACGTCGAGGATCTCGCCGTTCATCGTGTGCGCCAGCACCCCCGGCCCCTCCCCCGCCCGCACGTGGTAGCCGACGAACAGCGCCGCGTCGGTCCCCTCGTCGAGTCCGGCGAGCATGTTCAGCGCCCTCGGCCTGCCCCGTACCAGTCGGGCACGGCGGTCGAGCAGCTCCGGCAGCAGGTTGCGGAAGGTGCCGTGCGCGTCGGCGACCAGCACCTCGGCCGTGGGCTCGGCGTCCAGAACACCCGCGACGACCGCGTTCGCCTCGGCCGTCATCACCTCCCGGCCGCGCTGGTAGTCGTAGCGCTCGGGGTTGGTCTCGCAGGAGTGGACGATCCCCGAGACGCCTTCCATGTCGACCGAGATCAATGCCTTCATGGGGCTGGGAGCCTACCCGTCGTGGCTCCGCCGGTCAGGAGCCGGCGAGGCTCGCCCGCGCCGCGTCCATGAACTGCGACTTGGCCTCCTCCAGGTGCTCGTTGACCTCGACGTCCCCGATGTCGCGCCAGACGGCGGCGTTCAGCGCGTGGCCGTACGTCCTCACCGGCTCGCGCAGGGCCTCGTCGCACAGGAGCGTGACGTTGCCGGACGCGGTCCACAGTGCGGTCATGACGGGGCCCGTCCGCGTCACCCAGCCGTCCTCGTCGTCGCCCCATGGGTCGGGGCGGCCGTATGCGGCGCGTTCGGCGGCCTGGGCACTGGCGACGAACTCCTTGAGCACGGCCGTCTGTTCGGCCCTGCGGCTCTCCGCCGTGGCCACCGCCTGGCGGCGCTCCTCGACGCGTTCCGCCGAGCGCTGGGTGGCGCGCTGGGCGAGCGCGGTCAGGCCGCCGCCCAGCGCGACCCCGGCGAGCGAGACGACCGACGTCCACTGATCGGCAGCCATGACGATGCCCCTTCGTCCCTCCCCTGTTCGGTCGGGGCCGTGGTGCCCTACGGGCCGGCGGCGCGCCGCCGCCCCCGAACACGTCGACGCGACGGTCCGGGGGCGGCGTTCGACCGGTGTACGGCGGGGGTTCGGCCGGTGTTCGGTCCGGGTCAGCGGCCGTAGCGGATCAGAGCGCGGACCATGCGGCAGGTGGTGTCGGACGGCCGGTGGATGCCCAGGCGCTCGGCGGTGATCCGTATCCGGTGGTTGCCGGCGCTGGAGGGCTGGTAGACCCCGCTGTCGAGCAGAGCGATGGCCAGGCGCATGGCCTTGAGGCGGCGGTTGTGCGAGACGTACCACTCGCGGGGGCGGCCCGCGGGCAGGCGCTTCTTCGGGGGCGAGGTGGGCAGCGGCGGGTGGAAGGGCATCGGGAGCTGTCGGTCGAGCGGCTCGGTCGTGACTGCGGCAACAGCCATTCGGCATCCTCCTGGCAGCGTGGTGGAACCCTCACGAACTCCCTCCATCCTACTGCCCCCCACTGACAATCGCCCCTGCTCAGAGGCGGTTTCGGCGGTCCCTCGCGTAACCTTGGCCCCATGGAGATCTGGATCAATCCCGCCTGTTCCAAGTGCCGCGGCGCGGTGACGCTGCTGGACGCCGAGGGGGCCGCCTACACCGTCCGCCGCTACCTGGAGGACGTGCCGTCGCCGGAGGAGATCCGGGACGTGCTGGACCGGCTCGGGCTGGAGCCGTGGGACATCACGCGGACCCGGGAGGCGGCGGCCGGAGAGTTGGGGCTCAAGGAGTGGCCTCGGGACGGCGGCTCCCGCGAGCGGTGGATCACCGCCCTGTCCGCGCACCCCGAGCTGATCCAGCGTCCGATCATCACCGCCGATGACGGCACGGCCGTGGTGGCACGCAGCGAGGAAGCGGTACGGGACGCGCTGGGGCGCGGTGTCTGACCTCACGGGCGGGTCGCGCCGGGCGGGGTCGTGTCGGACCGCCTCGCGGGGGTGGGCCTCCGCGTGGGGCCGCCGGTGGTAGAGGAGGGCCCTCCTGACGGGAGGTGGTGGGGCGGCCGGGGCGTGGGTCCGAGCAGGCCTTCGCGGTGGCCGGTCGCCCGCTCCCCGCGACGTCGTTGCGCCGGACGGCCCGCGCCCCGTTGCGCCGGACGGCCCGCGCCCCGTGGTGCCGGACGACCCGCGTCCCTGATGTGCCGAGCGGCCCGTGGCCGCGTACGCCGGGCGGCCTCGTCACCGTTGTCCCGGACGGTCCGGTCCTCCGTACCGCCGCACGGTGGCGTTGTTGCGCCGGACGGTGGCGGTCGCGCGGCGGTGCGGTCGTTCGTCTTGATCTCCGCCGTCGTCATGGGTACGAATCCAGGACGACAGGCGACTGGGTACGGGGTGTGTTTCTCTGATGGGTACATGGGTCAATTCCGCCGAGATCCTGGGCAGCGATCTGCCGTTGGAACTTACCGGGACCGGTAACCGCCGCGCCGTCCTGATGGCCGCCCTCCGGGACGCCGTGCGCAGCGGGCGACTCGCACCGGGCGCCAGGCTGCCGCCGTACCGTTCCCTCGCGGCCGACCTGGGCCTCGCCCGCAACACCGTCGCCGACGCCTACGCGGAGCTGGTCGCGGAGGGGTGGCTCGCCGCCCGCCAGGGATCCGGGACCCGTGTGGCCGAGCGGGCCGCCCCGGTCACCCCCGTCCACCGGCCGCGCACCCCCGAGCCCGCCGCCCGCCCCCTCCACGACCTGGTCCAGGGGCGGCCGGACCCCTCGGCCTTTCCGCGGACCGCCTGGCTGGCCTCGGCGCGCCGGGCGCTGGCGGCCGCCCCCGACGACGCGTTCGGGCCCGGCGATCCGCACGGGCGGCCCGAACTGCGGCGGGCCCTGGCGGGCTATCTGGCGCGGGTACGCGGGGTACGGGCCGGTCCGGAGCGCATCGTCCTCTGCTCGGGGGCCGCGCACGCGCTGCGGCTGCTCGCGCAGGTGGTCGGCGGCCCGTGGGCGGTGGAGGAGTACGGCCTGCCCTTCCACCGCGGCCTCCTCGCCTCCCACGGCGTCGGCACCCGGCCGCTCGCCGTGGACGCGGACGGCGCCCTGGTCGACGGGCTGACCCGCCGCGACCGTGCCGTACTCCTCACGCCCGCCCACCAGTTCCCCACCGGCGGACCGCTCCACGCCGCGCGGCGGGCTGCCGTCGTCGACTGGGCGCGGGCCACCGGTGGGCTCGTCGTCGAGGACGACTACGACGGGGAGTTCCGCTACGACCGGCAGCCCGTGGGGGCCGTCCAGGGACTCGACCCCGAGCATGTGGTGCTGCTGGGGTCGGTGAGCAAGAGCCTCTCCCCCACCCTGCGGATCGGGTGGCTGGTGCTGCCCCAGCGGCTGGTGGGGCCCGTCGTCGCGGCCAAGGGCGACCGCGAGCAGTGGTCCAGCGCCACCGAGCAGCTGACGCTCGCGGACTTCGTCGAGTCGGGCGCGTACGACCGGCAGGTACGGCGGATGCGCCAGCGCCATCGCCGCCGCCGGGACCAGCTGGTGGCGGCGCTCGCGCGGCGGGCCCCGCACGTCCGGGTCACCGGGATCGCAGCCGGGCTCCACGCGGTGCTGGAGCTGCCGCCCGGCACCGAACGTCCGGTGGTCCGTGCGGCGGCCCGGCAGGGGCTCGCGGTGGAGGGCCTGGGCGACTATCTGCACCCGCGCGCGGAGCGCGCCCCTCACGCGGGCGGCGCCGGAGCCCCCGTCCGCGACGGCCTGGTCGTGGGGTACGCGACGCCCTCCGAGGCCGGCTACCCGGAGGCGTTGGAGGCCCTGTGCCGTGTGCTGCCGGCGGCCGGGCCGTGCGCTGCCGCGACGCCGCATCCGGCCGCGGCCGCGTCCCGGTCCGCGGCCGTGCCTACCCCCGCGCCTGTGTCTCCGCCGCCACCAGCAGCTCCGTGAGGTGGAGGCCGAAGCGGGCGTCGCAGGCGTGCGGCACCCCCGTACGCACCGCTTCGGCCAGCGCGTCCACCGCGCCCCGGAACGCGGCCTCCGCGCCGTCCCAGCCGGGGATCGACGCCGTGCCCCGCTCGCCCCGGAACTCGATCTCGACGCCCGCCGCGCCGGGCGGGGCGCTCAGCCCGAGGGTGACCGTGCTGGACGCGCCGGAGGTGTGGCGCAGGATCAGGTGCGTGGTGTCGGCCGGTCCCCGCGCGGCGGTCAGGTGCTCGACGTCGCCGAGCACCGGGATCAGCACGGAGAGCGCGTGCGGGCCGACGTCCCACAGTCCGCCCTTCTCCCGCCGCCACGGGGAGTCGGCGTACTCACTGGCCGTACCTTCCGCGTAGAGCGAGCCGAGCCACTGGGCGTGTGCCGTGAACCAGCCGTCCACCGCGGCCTGTTCGGCGATCCAGGCCGCGGTTTCCGGGGCGAACCGGAGCGTGCAGAACACGACGGACGCCACCCCGGCCTCCTCGGCCGCGTCGGCGACCGCGCGGGCGCCCTCGACCGTCGTGGCGACCGGCTTGTCCATCAGCAGGTGGCGGCCCGCCTCCGCCGCCCGGACCGCGAGCGGGGCCTGGACGTCCGGCGGCAGTGCGAAGGCCACCGCGTCGCTCGCCTCCAGAAGCGCGTCGATGCCCTCCTCCCCCGTGAAGGCGCGGGCGCCGTGGGCGGCGGCGAGGGCGTCGGCGGCCTCGGCCCTGCGGCCCCACACCCCGCTCAGCTCGACACCGGGGTGGGCGGCGAGCGCGGGGGCCTGGGTGTTGCGGGCCCAGGGGCCGGTTCCGAGGAGGCCGATGCGCAGAGGGCTGGCGGTGGTGTCGGCAGCTGAGTCCATGGGGCCAGTGTGCCCGGTGGTCCGGGTGGCCGTACGGAGAGCCCGCGGAGGTCCGGCCACCCCGCCGGGACGAGCCCGCCGCCTCGTGCGGGGCCTCACCGGGACCGAATGCGGTGGCGCGGAGCGGGCA
Proteins encoded in this window:
- a CDS encoding MarR family winged helix-turn-helix transcriptional regulator — translated: MDGKSRQNAARERPRATPEQAHARMDRLMALGIVAQHDIASRLGLNITDLTCLGFVLEAEGTGTAATAGELARRAHLTTGAITGVITRLERAGYVRRQSDPADRRRVRVVAEPTSTARIFEVYGPNYQRFAALFAEYGPDEIAVLADWLERATEIITTSADEMRGGTGPG
- the cpt gene encoding chloramphenicol phosphotransferase CPT encodes the protein MTTQVIVVNGGSSSGKSGIVRCLQAELPDPWLAAAIDAFVDALPASLRTTGEGIAFAEDGGVTIGEEFRRLEAAWREGVAAMVRAGARVIVDDVFLGGPSSQEPWRQALAGLDVLWVGVRCESEVAEARGIARGDRPRGMAAAQAETVHRGVVYDLEVDTTHTESLACARTIAARVT
- a CDS encoding PLP-dependent aminotransferase family protein is translated as MGTWVNSAEILGSDLPLELTGTGNRRAVLMAALRDAVRSGRLAPGARLPPYRSLAADLGLARNTVADAYAELVAEGWLAARQGSGTRVAERAAPVTPVHRPRTPEPAARPLHDLVQGRPDPSAFPRTAWLASARRALAAAPDDAFGPGDPHGRPELRRALAGYLARVRGVRAGPERIVLCSGAAHALRLLAQVVGGPWAVEEYGLPFHRGLLASHGVGTRPLAVDADGALVDGLTRRDRAVLLTPAHQFPTGGPLHAARRAAVVDWARATGGLVVEDDYDGEFRYDRQPVGAVQGLDPEHVVLLGSVSKSLSPTLRIGWLVLPQRLVGPVVAAKGDREQWSSATEQLTLADFVESGAYDRQVRRMRQRHRRRRDQLVAALARRAPHVRVTGIAAGLHAVLELPPGTERPVVRAAARQGLAVEGLGDYLHPRAERAPHAGGAGAPVRDGLVVGYATPSEAGYPEALEALCRVLPAAGPCAAATPHPAAAASRSAAVPTPAPVSPPPPAAP
- a CDS encoding HGxxPAAW family protein — protein: MSAHGHVDLGHTVAGWAGTGVAIAGLTLTGVAVVAVSVPLALTGAGVTLGAAVLTWLLHLAGWGKPGGPRPESEWPWRVRDGAARQGHPGCVGCRLAGRGARRSENASNTARVASTVTG
- a CDS encoding Gfo/Idh/MocA family protein; the protein is MDSAADTTASPLRIGLLGTGPWARNTQAPALAAHPGVELSGVWGRRAEAADALAAAHGARAFTGEEGIDALLEASDAVAFALPPDVQAPLAVRAAEAGRHLLMDKPVATTVEGARAVADAAEEAGVASVVFCTLRFAPETAAWIAEQAAVDGWFTAHAQWLGSLYAEGTASEYADSPWRREKGGLWDVGPHALSVLIPVLGDVEHLTAARGPADTTHLILRHTSGASSTVTLGLSAPPGAAGVEIEFRGERGTASIPGWDGAEAAFRGAVDALAEAVRTGVPHACDARFGLHLTELLVAAETQARG
- a CDS encoding M55 family metallopeptidase → MKALISVDMEGVSGIVHSCETNPERYDYQRGREVMTAEANAVVAGVLDAEPTAEVLVADAHGTFRNLLPELLDRRARLVRGRPRALNMLAGLDEGTDAALFVGYHVRAGEGPGVLAHTMNGEILDVRVTGRSGEDVRATGRAQDRNGRAAGRSLGEIGLNAAMAGHLGVPVVLLSGDDAACAEAAALLPGTVTVPVKEALGMAAAVTLHPEEARDRLRRAAADAVARRAEIPPLTLTGPLDVEVDLAGPHTVDLATLVPGVSRAGGARTVAFTAPDYGTAYRLILLLAQLATIGPA
- a CDS encoding ArsC/Spx/MgsR family protein, which produces MEIWINPACSKCRGAVTLLDAEGAAYTVRRYLEDVPSPEEIRDVLDRLGLEPWDITRTREAAAGELGLKEWPRDGGSRERWITALSAHPELIQRPIITADDGTAVVARSEEAVRDALGRGV
- a CDS encoding GNAT family N-acetyltransferase; amino-acid sequence: MTDLWTGERVRLRGIEPQDWEGFRALALHTVDARNAAVVDPPRSDESFRARAAERAGRTPDPSAYQLVIETRFEHAFVGAVSVGETDARAGRSRTGVEVTREHRRQGYAAEATELVLTYMFAEQRSHKCEVEVYAFNDASLALYRKLGFVEEGRLRQHEYFAGTYHDVVLLGITADEYWAGRARPSLR